TCGCCCTGCGGGCTCGGACAGTCCTCGCCTGCGCCGCAAACACCCGACATGACGATCGCTACCTTGTCGCGCCTGATTCAGGCGTCATGACGCTGAGGGAAGGAACAGATGATCCCAGGAGAATATTTCGTCGCCGATGGCGACATCGAGCTCAACGTCGGCCGCGCCACGCTGACGGTGGTGGTGACCAACACCGGCGACCGCCCGATCCAGGTCGGCTCGCACTACCACTTTGCCGAGACCAACACCGCGCTGGACTTCGACCGCGCCGCGGCGCGCGGCTTCCGGCTCAACATCGCCGCGGGCACCGCGGTGCGCTTCGAGCCCGGGCAGTCGCGCACCGTCGAGCTGGTGGCGCTCGACGGCGAGCGCGAGGTCTATGGCTTCAACGGACTCGTGATGGGAGCACTGTGATGGCGGAAATTTCGCGCCGCGCCTATGCGGAGATGTTCGGCCCCACGGTGGGCGATCGGCTGCGGCTGGCCGACACCGAGCTGGTGATCGAGGTCGAGCACGACTTCACGATCTACGGCGAGGAGGTGAAGTTCGGCGGCGGCAAGGTGATCCGCGACGGCATGGGCCAGAGCCAGTGCGTGTCGGCCGATGTGGCCGACACCCTCATCACCAACGCGCTGATCGTCGACGCGGTGACGGGCATCGTGAAGGCCGACGTCGGCTTGAAGGACGGCCGCATCTGGCGCATCGGCAAGGGCGGCAACCCGGACATCCAGCCCGGCGTCACCATCCCGGTCGGCGCCGGCACCGAGGTGATCGCCGGCGAAGGGATGATCCTGACCGCCGGCGGCATCGACAGCCACATCCACTGGATCTGCCCGCAGCAGATCGAGGAGGCGCTGATGTCGGGCGTCACCACCATGCTCGGCGGCGGCACCGGGCCGGCGACCGGCACCTTCGCCACCACCTGCACGCCGGGGCCGTGGCACATCCACCGCATGCTGGAGGCGGCCGAGGCCTTTCCGATGAACCTCGGCTTCTTCGGCAAGGGCAACGCGAGCCTGCCCGCGCCGCTGAAGGAGCAGGTGCAGGCCGGGGTGATCGGGCTCAAGCTGCATGAGGACTGGGGCACGACGCCGGCGGCGATCGACAACTGCCTGACGGTGGCCGACGAGATGGACATCCAGGTCGCGATCCACACCGACACGCTCAACGAGTCCGGCTTCGTCGAGACCACGCTGGCGGCGTTCAAGGGCCGCACCATCCACACCTTCCACACCGAGGGCGCGGGCGGCGGTCACGCGCCGGACATCATCAAGGCGATCAGCCGGCCCAACGTGCTGCCGTCCTCGACCAACCCGACGCGGCCCTACACCATCAACACCATCGACGAGCACCTCGACATGCTGATGGTGTGCCACCACCTCGACCCCGCGATCGCCGAGGACGTGGCCTTCGCCGAGTCGCGCATCCGGCGCGAGACCATCGCCGCCGAGGACATCCTGCACGACACCGGCGCGTTCTCGATGATGTCGTCGGACTCGCAGGCGATGGGCCGGGTGGGCGAGGTGGTGATCCGCACCTGGCAGACCGCGCACAAGATGAAGCTGCAGCGCGGCTGGCTGGCGCCGAAACGCAGCGCCGCGGCGGCGGTGCCCGATGCGGTCGCGGTGATCGAGGGCAGCACCGCCAACGACAACTTCCGCGTCAAGCGCTACATCGCCAAGTACACGATCAACCCGGCGATCACCCACGGCATCGCGCACGAGGTGGGCTCGATCGAGCCCGGCAAGCTCGCCGACCTGGTGCTGTGGCGGCCGGCCTTCTTCGGCGTCAAGCCGAGCCTGATCGTCAAGGGCGGCATGATCGCCGCGGCGGCGATGGGTGACCCCAACGCGTCCATCCCCACGCCGCAGCCGGTGCATTACCGGCCGATGTTCGGCAGCTTTGGCAAGGCGGTGAAGACCGCGGTGACCTTCGTGTCGCAGGCCGCGCTGCACAACGCCGAGGTCGCCGCGCTCGGGCTGCACAAGCCGCTGGTGGCGGTGCAGGGCTGCCGCAAGGTGAGCAAGGCCGACATGGTGCTCAACGACGCCACGCCGCAGATCGAGGTCGATGCCGAGACCTACATCGTGCGCGCCGACGGCGAGCACCTGACCTGCGAGCCTGCCGAGCTGCTGCCGATGGCGCAGCGCTATTTCCTGTTCTAGGGCGCGGCCACCGCCTGCGCGACACGCCCCGCACCCGACCCACCGGAGTTCCCCGACCATGCAGATGACCCATGACAGCCGCGCCGACCTCGTGATGTCGACGCCCACCCCGACGTCCGCGCCGGCGCCCGCGGTGCTGCTGATCGAAGCCCTCTACCACGGCGAGCTGCCGCCAGCCGACACGCTCGAACTCGACTTCAACGCCCGTACCAAGAGCCGCCTGCGCACCCGGCTCGCGTCGGGCGTGGAGATCGGCCTGTTCCTGCCGCGCGGCACCATCCTGCGCGGCGGGCAGAAGCTGCGCGCGAGCGACGGCCGCATCGTCGTCGTACGCGCCGCCGCCGAGGATCTGCTCGAGGCGCGCTGCGCGACGGCCACCGAGCTTGCGCGCGCCGCCTTCCATCTCGGCAACCGTCACGTCGCCGTGCAGGTCGGGCGCGATGCCGGCGGCGACTGGCTGCGCCTGCAGGCCGACCACGTGCTGGAAGGCATGCTGGTGGGCCTGGGCGCGCTGGTGAGTTCGCTGCGCGCGCCCTTCGAGCCCGAGGCCGGCGCCTACGCGCCCGGCCACCAGCACCCGGGCGACGGCAGCGGCGCGCGCATTCACCTGATGGCCGGGCAGTGAGCGCCGCCGCCATCTCCTGGTCGCCGCCGGCACCAGGCAGCGCCGGAGCGAGCGAGGCGACTGTCATCGAGCGCCGCGCTGTGGGAGCGGGCTTGCCCGCGAACGTTGCGTGCTCGCGCGCCGCATTCGCGGGCAAGCCCGCTCCCACGGGGCCCGCGCCCACGGTCTCCGGCCTGCTTCCTCTGCTGCGCCTGCTGCAGCTGGCCAGTCCGGCGCTGCCGGTGGGCGCCTACACCTACTCGCAGGGCCTGGAGTGGGTGGTGGAGAGCGGCGCGGTGCGGGGCGAAGCCGACGCCGCGGCGTGGATCGGCGACGTGCTGACGTGGAGCCTGGCGCGCTTCGAGGCGCCGCTGCTGGCGCGCCAGCTCGCGGCCTGGCGTGCAGGCGACGACGGCGAGGTCGCGCGCCTCAACGCGGACTTCCTCGCCAGCCGCGAGACCGCCGAGCTGCGCGCCGAGACGGTGCAGATGGGCTGGTCGCTGGTGAAGCTGCTCGCCGAGCTCGAGGCCTTCGCCGCCTTGCCCGGCTGGCGCCCCCGCCTGCTGGCGATCGACACGCCGTGCTTTCCCACCGCCTGGTCGGCCGCCGCCGCAGCCTGGCAGGTGGCCGCCGAGCAGGCGCTGGCCGCCTACCTGTGGGCCTGGGCCGAGAACCAGGTGATGGCGGCGGTGAAGGCGGTGCCGCTCGGTCAGAGCGCCGGGCAGCGCCTGCTCGCCGGGCTCGGCGCGCGCATCCCGGCGCTGGTCGAGTCCGCGCTGCAGCTGCCCGAGGCGCGCTGGAGCAACTACACCCCTGGCCTGGCAATCGCCAGCAGCCGGCACGAAACCCAATACACGAGGTTGTTCAGATCATGACGACGCATTCCGCCCCCTCTGGCGCCCCGGCCGGCGCGCTCCCCGCCTCGGCGCGCGGCCCGCTGCGCGTGGGCATCGGCGGTCCGGTCGGCTCGGGCAAGACCGCGCTCACCCTGGCGCTGTGTCTGGCGCTGCGCGACCGCTACAACATCGCGGTAGTCACCAACGACATCTACACCGCCGAGGACGCCCAGTTCCTGGTGCGCAACCAGGCGCTCGCCCCCGAGCGCATCATCGGCGTCGAGACCGGCGGCTGCCCGCACACCGCGATCCGCGAGGACGCCTCGATCAACCTCGAGGCGGTCGACCGCCTGAACGCGCGCTTTCCGGGGCTGGACATCGTCTTCGTCGAGTCCGGCGGCGACAACCTGGCGGCCACCTTCTCGCCCGAGCTCTCCGACCTCACGCTCTACGTCATCGACGTCTCGGCCGGCGACAAGATCCCGCGCAAGGGCGGCCCCGGCATCACCCGCAGCGACCTGCTGGTGATCAACAAGATCGACCTCGCGCCGCTGGTCGGCGCCTCACTCGAGGTCATGGACCGCGACGCGCGCAAGATGCGCGGCACGCGGCCCTTCGTGTTCTCCAACCAGAAGACGGGTCAGGGGCTTGCCGAGATCATCGACTTCATCGAGCGCCAGGGCCTGCTCGTCGCCGCGGCGGCCTGAGCGCGCAGATCACCGCATCATCCAGACCACAGGGACATCGACCATGAACACGCTCCGCACGCTGACCGCCTCCGCGCTGGCGCTGGCCGCCTCCGGCACCGCCCTCGCCCATCCCGGCCACACCCATGGCACCGACGGATTCCTCAACGCCCTCATCCACGCCTTCACCGAGCCCGGCGTGGTGCTGCCGCTGATCGCGGTCGGAGCGTATCTGGCGTGGCGGGCGCTGCGGCGTCCGGAATAGTCGGCGCAGCGCCCGCTCCTTGCGCGGGTGAAACTCAGCCCGCGGCGTGCAGCGCGAGGCGGGCTGCGGCCAGATCCCAGCCGGCCCAGCCGCAGCTCTTGAACAGCACTGGCCCCTGCGGACGCGGCCAGTCCTCGCGGATCACCCGCGCGAGTTCGGGAATCGCCTTCACGTCCATGCCGGCCTGCAGCAGGTCGCCGGCCTCGTGGTCGGCGTCGCGGGTGTCGACCACGATGGCGCCGCGCGCGGCGATGTCGTGGCAGAGCGCCGGCGACAGCTCCACCATCTGCGGCGTGAACGCGCCCACCGCGGCGATGAAGGCGTCCGCGCGCGGCGTGCCGTCGAGCACCACGCCGCTCGCCGGCGTCGCGGTGACCACCAGCGGGCACTCGTCGAGCGCGCGGCGCAGGTCGAACGCGGGCTGGGCATCCAGGCCGCGGCTGCGCGCATGGTCGATCAGCGCGCGCGCGCTCGCCGGGCTGCGCGAGGCAATGCGGACCTGTCCGGTGCCGAGGCCGTCGACGAAGGCGTCGAGGTGGGCACGACCCTGCACGCCGGCGCCGATGATCAGCAGCGGGCCGTCCGGTTTCGGCGCCAGCCTGCGGGCGGCGAGCAGGGACACCGCCGCGGTGCGGCGCGCGGTGACCGTGGGACCGTCGATGATCAGCCGGCGCTCGCCGCTGGCGACCTCGAACACCACCACGTCGCCCTGGATGGTCGGACGCGCGCTGCCGACGTTGGCCGGCGTGAAGGTGATCAGCTTGGTCACCGCCAGCCTGCCGTCGGTCGATGGCATCACGAACAGCGAGCCCTGGCCGGCGAGCGGCATCACCATGCGCGGCGGGACCTCGACCCCGGGCTCGGCGAGCAGGGCGGCGATCTCGTCGGCGAGTGCGGGATAGGGCAGGGCGGCGGCGGTCTGTCCGGCGGACAGCAGCGGGACGGGGTGGGGCATCGGCAGCATCCGGCGAGGGGGCGGGGGCGGCCATGCTAGCGCCGGCCGTGGATCCGCGACAAGGAAGGGCTGGCCCGCAGCGCGCGCGGATGGGCCGCGGCGGCCTGCCCATGTCCTCCTCCGTCGGCGTACACTGCGCGCATGCCAGTCGTGCCGACCGTCCCCAAGGAGATCGCGATGGACCTCGAGACCTACGTCCGCACCCTGCCCAAAGCCGAGCTGCACCTGCACATCGAGGGCACGCTGGAGCCCGAGATGATGTTCGCGCTCGCGCGCCGCAATGGCGTGGCGCTGCCCTGGGACAGCGTGGAGGCGACCCGCGCCGCCTACGCCTTCACCGACCTGCAGAGCTTTCTCGACCTCTATTACGCCGGGGCGGCGGCGCTGATCCACGAGCAGGACTTCTTCGATCTCGCCGTCGCCTATTTCGAGCGCGCGCACGCCGACGGCGTCGTGCATGCCGAGCTCTTCTTCGACCCGCAGACCCACACCGCGCGCGGCATCGCCTTCGAGACCGTGCTCGACGGGCTGGAGCGCGCCTGCGCCGAGGCCCAAGCGCGCTGGGGCATCAGCTCGCGGCTGATCCTGTGCTTCCTGCGCCACCTGAGCGAAGACGAGGGCTTCGCCACCCTGCACGAGGCGCTGCCGCACCTGGCGCGCATCCACGGCGTGGGGCTGGATTCGTCCGAGAAGGGCCACCCGCCCGGCAAGTTCGCCCGCCTGTTCGCGCGCTGCCGCGAACTCGGTCTGCACGTCGTCGCCCACGCCGGCGAGGAGGGACCGCCGGCCTACATCGTCGAGGCGCTCGAGGTGCTGAAGGTCGAGCGCATCGACCACGGCGTGCGCTGCGAGGAAGACCCGGCGCTGGTCGAGCGCCTGGCGCGCGAGCAGGTCGCGCTCACCGTGTGCCCGCTGTCGAACGTGAAGCTGTGCGTGTTTCCGACGCTGGCGCAGCACAACTTCAGGCGTCTGCTCGCCGCCGGGCTCAAGCTCACGATCAACTCCGACGACCCGGCGTATTTCGGTGGCTACGTCGCGCACAACTACCTGCAGACCGCGCAGGCGCTCGGCCTCACCCGCGCCGAGCTCAAGCGCGTGGCGCGCAACAGCCTGGAGGCGAGCTTCGTGCCCGAGTCGCTGCGTGCGCCCTGGCTCGTCCGCCTCGACGCGATGCCCGACTGAGCGGGCAGCGGGCGAGGCTGTGCGACTACAGGAATAGCCCGGCTACGTCCGCCGTCTCCTTGCGGCCCACCTGGCGGTGATGCGTGCGGAGCCAGTCATCCGCGCGCGCGCGGCCAAGCCGGTGGAGTTCGGTCAGGAAGCTGCTGGCCGCGTTGAGCTTGCTGGCACTGCCGGCCTCGGCCAGTTCGCGCGCCTCGATCAGGTGGAAACGCTGACCGACGAGCTTGCGCTCCAGCCGCCCCAGCGGCATCCAGCCTGCGGTTTCGGCGATGTGCTGGCGCGCGTGGGCGATCATCCGCATCTCGCGCAGGAAGGTGGTGGAAAAGCCCAGCTCCATGCTGCGCGCCGAGATGTCCTCGGCGCTGCGCGGCGCGTCGTCGCGTTGCAGCGGGTTGAGCAGCACCATCAGGATGTCGGGCGTACCGCACTCGTACAGCAGCGGGTAGATCGCCGGGTTGGCCGTGAAGCCGCCGTCCCAGTAGTGCTCGCCGTCGATCTCCACCGCATGGTGCAGGGTCGGCAGGCAGGCCGAGGCGAGCAGGGCGGCCTCGCTCAGTTCTGCGGTGTGGAACAGCCGCACCTTGCCGGTGCGCACCGTCGTCGCGGCGATGAAGAGCTTGAGCGGGCACTCGCGGCGCAGGCGCTCGAAGTCGAACTGGGCGCGCACCACGTCGCGCAGCGGGTTGAGCTCGAAGGGGTTGAGCTGGTAGGGCGAGAACAGCCGCATGAAGCCCATCATCACGCTCATCGGCGTCGGCAGCGCACCGTCGGCAGCGGGGTTCAGGCTGTGCAGCAGCTCCATGTGAAAGGGCACGCTGTCGCCCACCGCCTGCCAGAACCCGGCAAGCGCGGCGCGCGCGCCCTCGGCGCCGCCGGAGGTCCAGCCGTGCGCGAGCGCCACCGCGTTCATCGCGCCGGCGCTGGTGCCGCTGATGCCCTCGATGCGGATGCCAGCCTCGAGCAGGCGGTCGAGCACGCCCCAGGTGTAGGCGCCGTGGGCGCCGCCGCCCTGCAGGGCCAGGCTCAGCAGCGGCGGTTGGGCGTCGGGCCGGCGGCGCGGCCATCGCAGGGAGACCATCGGTATGCCTCGCAGTCAGTAAGTACGCCGGATGGAATGTTGCATT
This region of Thauera sp. JM12B12 genomic DNA includes:
- a CDS encoding urease subunit beta; this encodes MIPGEYFVADGDIELNVGRATLTVVVTNTGDRPIQVGSHYHFAETNTALDFDRAAARGFRLNIAAGTAVRFEPGQSRTVELVALDGEREVYGFNGLVMGAL
- the ureC gene encoding urease subunit alpha, which gives rise to MAEISRRAYAEMFGPTVGDRLRLADTELVIEVEHDFTIYGEEVKFGGGKVIRDGMGQSQCVSADVADTLITNALIVDAVTGIVKADVGLKDGRIWRIGKGGNPDIQPGVTIPVGAGTEVIAGEGMILTAGGIDSHIHWICPQQIEEALMSGVTTMLGGGTGPATGTFATTCTPGPWHIHRMLEAAEAFPMNLGFFGKGNASLPAPLKEQVQAGVIGLKLHEDWGTTPAAIDNCLTVADEMDIQVAIHTDTLNESGFVETTLAAFKGRTIHTFHTEGAGGGHAPDIIKAISRPNVLPSSTNPTRPYTINTIDEHLDMLMVCHHLDPAIAEDVAFAESRIRRETIAAEDILHDTGAFSMMSSDSQAMGRVGEVVIRTWQTAHKMKLQRGWLAPKRSAAAAVPDAVAVIEGSTANDNFRVKRYIAKYTINPAITHGIAHEVGSIEPGKLADLVLWRPAFFGVKPSLIVKGGMIAAAAMGDPNASIPTPQPVHYRPMFGSFGKAVKTAVTFVSQAALHNAEVAALGLHKPLVAVQGCRKVSKADMVLNDATPQIEVDAETYIVRADGEHLTCEPAELLPMAQRYFLF
- the ureE gene encoding urease accessory protein UreE; the protein is MQMTHDSRADLVMSTPTPTSAPAPAVLLIEALYHGELPPADTLELDFNARTKSRLRTRLASGVEIGLFLPRGTILRGGQKLRASDGRIVVVRAAAEDLLEARCATATELARAAFHLGNRHVAVQVGRDAGGDWLRLQADHVLEGMLVGLGALVSSLRAPFEPEAGAYAPGHQHPGDGSGARIHLMAGQ
- a CDS encoding urease accessory UreF family protein, with product MLPLLRLLQLASPALPVGAYTYSQGLEWVVESGAVRGEADAAAWIGDVLTWSLARFEAPLLARQLAAWRAGDDGEVARLNADFLASRETAELRAETVQMGWSLVKLLAELEAFAALPGWRPRLLAIDTPCFPTAWSAAAAAWQVAAEQALAAYLWAWAENQVMAAVKAVPLGQSAGQRLLAGLGARIPALVESALQLPEARWSNYTPGLAIASSRHETQYTRLFRS
- the ureG gene encoding urease accessory protein UreG translates to MTTHSAPSGAPAGALPASARGPLRVGIGGPVGSGKTALTLALCLALRDRYNIAVVTNDIYTAEDAQFLVRNQALAPERIIGVETGGCPHTAIREDASINLEAVDRLNARFPGLDIVFVESGGDNLAATFSPELSDLTLYVIDVSAGDKIPRKGGPGITRSDLLVINKIDLAPLVGASLEVMDRDARKMRGTRPFVFSNQKTGQGLAEIIDFIERQGLLVAAAA
- a CDS encoding HupE/UreJ family protein is translated as MNTLRTLTASALALAASGTALAHPGHTHGTDGFLNALIHAFTEPGVVLPLIAVGAYLAWRALRRPE
- a CDS encoding delta(1)-pyrroline-2-carboxylate reductase family protein, which produces MPHPVPLLSAGQTAAALPYPALADEIAALLAEPGVEVPPRMVMPLAGQGSLFVMPSTDGRLAVTKLITFTPANVGSARPTIQGDVVVFEVASGERRLIIDGPTVTARRTAAVSLLAARRLAPKPDGPLLIIGAGVQGRAHLDAFVDGLGTGQVRIASRSPASARALIDHARSRGLDAQPAFDLRRALDECPLVVTATPASGVVLDGTPRADAFIAAVGAFTPQMVELSPALCHDIAARGAIVVDTRDADHEAGDLLQAGMDVKAIPELARVIREDWPRPQGPVLFKSCGWAGWDLAAARLALHAAG
- a CDS encoding adenosine deaminase, with the translated sequence MDLETYVRTLPKAELHLHIEGTLEPEMMFALARRNGVALPWDSVEATRAAYAFTDLQSFLDLYYAGAAALIHEQDFFDLAVAYFERAHADGVVHAELFFDPQTHTARGIAFETVLDGLERACAEAQARWGISSRLILCFLRHLSEDEGFATLHEALPHLARIHGVGLDSSEKGHPPGKFARLFARCRELGLHVVAHAGEEGPPAYIVEALEVLKVERIDHGVRCEEDPALVERLAREQVALTVCPLSNVKLCVFPTLAQHNFRRLLAAGLKLTINSDDPAYFGGYVAHNYLQTAQALGLTRAELKRVARNSLEASFVPESLRAPWLVRLDAMPD
- a CDS encoding patatin-like phospholipase family protein; this translates as MVSLRWPRRRPDAQPPLLSLALQGGGAHGAYTWGVLDRLLEAGIRIEGISGTSAGAMNAVALAHGWTSGGAEGARAALAGFWQAVGDSVPFHMELLHSLNPAADGALPTPMSVMMGFMRLFSPYQLNPFELNPLRDVVRAQFDFERLRRECPLKLFIAATTVRTGKVRLFHTAELSEAALLASACLPTLHHAVEIDGEHYWDGGFTANPAIYPLLYECGTPDILMVLLNPLQRDDAPRSAEDISARSMELGFSTTFLREMRMIAHARQHIAETAGWMPLGRLERKLVGQRFHLIEARELAEAGSASKLNAASSFLTELHRLGRARADDWLRTHHRQVGRKETADVAGLFL